TGCGAGTAGCATTTGCTATATCTATGATATGAGCTCACTTTGGCTTCTAAAATTCATATCGGTGTTCTTTTTCTCTCTTGTATCACTTAAGATTCCTTGTATGTTTTATACATTTGTGATCAACTTGCATTTTTACAACATTAGCATGGAAAAGATAACTTGAGAGAATTTGCATTCAACTAGTGAGGTTGTCTCTAAACAAACTAAACTATCTGGTTTGGTTTCTCATGGTATGTGTCGAatgataaaatttctctaatgatGTTTTAATTTTACAAAAGAATCTAATCTAACAGTTGAAATAGGTTTCACCAATGCTTAATCATGTTCTTGATTTACCAAACTCTATTCAACTGCTGCTGTTCTTTATTTCACAACAGCGGGGGCATGTGCCGCGCTTTGGTGATTGGAACCAAGATGCTGCCTACACGACATGCTTCGATACGGCACGCAAGGAAAAAGCTTCTGGCATATGCATTTTCAATCCATATGATCCAGAGCAGGCGGAAGAGTTATGCAAACCAGGAGGAGAGCTTCAGAAACCCAGAGGAGAGGTTCGTAAACCCAGAGGAGAGCCCCACAAACCTGGAGGCCTAGCTGCAGAACCTCAATATCCAAAGGAAGGCCGGCACAGGGACAAGCATCGGGAGTACGATGGACGAAAGTATGAATCAAGAGCGACCGATGTCAGGGAAGAAAGGAAACACAAAGGTAGATACCATGGGAACCATAGGAGCTTAGGTGAAGCTGGTTTCTTTCCTTCTCAGTCACCGGTCAAGCAGGGAAGAACTTCAAATACTCTACATGCAACACCGGTAAgaacaattttctttctcaagtatCACAAAGTAGAAAACAACTAAGACAAATTCATTCAGTTTCATTTAAAATTTGATCGAGTAATACTAATCTTATTAGTATGGAATTATGTCAATACAGTTTGTATTCCATCAGACCAAGTTGGTTGTCGAAGAAGTTTATAATTATTTTTGTTCTTATTTTGACAGAGTCGCCAAAGAACCACCGCAGTGCCTAAATTTGGAGAATGGAATGCAGCAGATCCTAAATCAGCTGCTGGATACACCGTCATCTTCAACCAAGTTAAAGAAGACAAGAAGGCAGCAGCTGCGAGCCCTATTCCAGCATTTACTCCTCAACGTGCATTTTCTCTGCCCAGGTCTTACTCCGAGAAAGAGCATTCCTTTTTCAGTAGGGTAAGTAATAAATTGTACTTTACTTTGTTTCTCGTCTCACCCTTTCTAATTGATACCGTTTACCAAAATGCTCCGctataaattttttttccaacCAAATGATGCCTTAGGTCTATCTCCAATACATATTGGTTggtttccaaatcaatttcactGTGAAAATCACAAATTTGTCCATTGTTTTGCTTTGAGACACCTACTTGAATATTTTAGTCTTCTCGGTGTCCACAAATTTGTCCATTGTTTAGCTTTGTTGCAAATTGATTTGTAAATTATCTTGCAGCACAATTTGAGACCTTTTGAAGATTACTAGCCGATTAAATCATCTTGTGTTTTGTAGAACACAAACTTGGTTTGCTTTGACACATCTTGAGTTGGCACATTTCTAGTTTCTTAATATCGAAATATGCGTTTTTGTGGCCTCGAAAATCTTCCTTAAGGTGTTTTGCCGATCATCTTATGGCCCATTTTGTGTCATTGAGCTGATTCTCAAACTACGTCGAATCATTTAGTTTTTTAACCCTAATCTTGCCTGTATGAGAATCTTTTGAAAAGGGAAAACAGCCTGTTTATAGGAAGACTTGATGAATACTAATTTTAAAGGGTGCTGCGCGGTTCTCTGTTTTTCATCTCATCTGATTCTGAAACAATTGATTGATTCCGCAGATGATTTCATGCCTACGTCCGAGCGTCAGAAACTGATCGAACGAAGTCCGAGCGTCAGAAACTGATCGAACGAACTCTCAGAAGTACGAAACCATTGCAAAGATTTCTCGCTACTGGTTGATGCATTTGTTTGATATGTTCGATATGTTGTTCTTACTTTTTGTGGGTCAAATGCCTTGAGAGGTTCAGTTATAACAGAtgaaagatgctaatgaaaaattCAATGCAATCTTGTGTTTGATGTCGTTCAGTGTCATGAGGATGTGTTCATGTTACAAACCTAACTCAACAAACACGAAAAGGAGGAGGATCATCTTCGGCTTTGCTAGTCACTACGAAATTATTGTAATCGTATTACAACATTTAGTACAAAGATGAAGGCGAACGAGATTCGGTTCTGCTTCGATAGTCATTGTAAAATTATTCCAAGCATTGTTACGACATTTAGAACAACAATGACAAAAAGGGGGGAGAATGCCTTTGAACAACAATGACAATCGCGTTACAACATTTTGTCCACGAAAGGTGACGATTGTGTTCTCTTCAGTAGTCGAGAAGGATTTGAATGGGTTAGGCATGATATCAACCTAGCTTGAGCATGATTTGCGAATCGAGGTCAACCtaacaattttaaaataaaataatatacacaaatttttaatatgatttaatatttttaataataaattaagtaaggtagttagttttagttaagaaaacaaaagagatatagaatgaaaaattaattaaaagataaaCAAATTAATCTTTCCAATTTTTGTCAATAATTCCTAATTTAATATCTAAACTTACCCAAAGTTTTACCTCACCCATGGCAATGTCTATCATGACCTATAACTGTTGCGGTAGCAGCATGCGTTTAGTTGAGTTTTGTTTGaaaccattttttttttcaatttgttttaaatttaacGTTTTCATTTTACACCTCATATGTTTATAAACTACAATTTGCCTCTCTAGTACTTTTATCTTCATTTGACTATGAACTACGTGAGATATTAATTTCGGTACTACTCATTTCATATATtcaattttcataatttaaaaaGTATGTATTAATTattactatttaattaaaaatcttgacCCTTTAATAACCAACTCTTTcatgaaattataattaaattactcCCGTCCCTTACGAGAGTACGGTAGTTAAAATATAAGATATTACCACATGAGATCTTAGGATCGAAACTTCACACGTTTGAGCATGTTTTCCCCCATACCTTGGCTATTGGCACTAATGGTTAGTAGTTATCCGTGATTTACCCCCGTGTTGGCCTAGGTACGGATTAGCAAGGGCGAGCGAATTGCCTTTGCCACATACTTCTCGAAGGTGAAATGGTTGAAACATGGGTTGTTACCATATGAGGCATTGGGATCAAAACTTAGCACGCCCGAGCATATCTTCCTCCGTACCTTAGCCACTTGTACTAATAGCTAGTAGCGATCCGTGATTTGCCTCCTCCGTGTTAACTTAGGGACGGATTGGTGGGGGAGCTagggcgagcgaatcaccttttgccacataattaagttattttaatgtttttttttcttttcatacgGAAAACAATTTCAAACCTTATTAGTAATTTCAACTTTTTATCATTCTCAAATTATAAACGCATAACCTAATTTCTATTATCTGTATCGCTTCTTTTCGTTGTCTCAATCCTCATAGGTTTGGtcctcccctctctctctctaatTTTTACTATAGCTTTctcctttttatcctttttatatCACAACATATTAATCTATCTATTTTGGCTCTTTTACATATCGATACAGCCACATCAATCCATTTGTATCACATCTATTCTTCGAGAAAAATCAAAGTCATATCTATCCATGTCTGTATCTCATCTATTATCTCATCAGTTCCTAAGGTGATATAAGACATTCTCGCCATATAACTTGAAGTATGATTAATAACTTAATTTCTACTCTATTTTCATATTAAGATTTTTATAGAACATACTAgcatttgttggtgcaattttccctaggtcaatgttgaccaggttgactaaacttgagttgactcaagcttgagtcttgatatttgacaatatatggagattgctggtgcaattgTCTATATAAACATGGATGGCCAAAGTTTGACgagaagttaagtaggtcaaggttgacaggatacttgattgggaagtcctaactagaggttaggtaaggacaagtccaatgggaaggttgacagaagatgaaaatccaagtgggtcagtgttgatcggacacttggtgtgaaagtcCCGGTAAATGAAGCTGGGTTGTTGAGAAAGTCTTGTTGAATTAAGGTAGGTaattagaaagtcctggtgagtaaactCAGATAGTTTGGAAGCCCCGGTGTGTGAAACtgagcagtgggaaaatcctaataagtgaagctaggtgataagAAATCCTGGTAACTGAAGTCAagtaggaaaatcctagtgaatgaaccTAGGTGATgagaagtctcggtgagtgaaaccgggtagttggaaaatcctggtgaataaagttaggtgaaagtcctagtgagtgaagctagacagatggaaaatcctggtgagtaaagtcaagtGAAAAAcgatagtgagtgaagctaggtagagggAAAAATCCTGATAAATGAAGTCAGgtgaagtcctaatgagtgaagctataCAGATGAAAGTCCTAATAAGTGAAACTACACagatgaaaattctagtgagttaagttaggtgatgaaaagttttggtgagtgaagttaggtgaaaagccctaatgagtgaagctatgtagtggaaaaagtcctgataagtgtagctagacatgtggaaatccaggtgggtcaaggttgaccggtcacctagtgttgggaagtccaagtggatcatggaggaccagatacttggcatgagatggtaaatccaagtgggtcaaggttgaccggacacttggcacgaggaaaaaagTTCAAGTAAGTCAAAAGATTGACTAGGCACTTGGTGatagagtcctagcaggtcaaggttgaccatatgTTAGGCATGAGGAAGTCCCAACAAAtcacggttgactggatgttaggcaagagaaccttggacttgagttaagcaagttaggattagtcaattgatcaggtgatcgattgaaccaggtctcaatcgatcagttgggAGCACTATCGCGAGCAAAGGtgatccaatcgatcagtcgattgattaagctactccaatcgattgggagtttatTGCAAATACACAGAAGGTTTCACAATCAATTAGATCAATTGGGACACGTGATTGGGCTCATCTTTTCTCGCGATATCACGAGGTAGCtagaatcgattggtcgatcaattTCGGAGCTTCTCGCGAAAACACAGAagtgctttggatcgatcagctgatcgatctagcttCCCTAATCAATCAGCCGAATATGACCGTTGGCACAGGCTGCAAGTAAAAGTGCTTCGACGGCTTCAAACGGAGCATATACCTCTTCTCACATCTTCTTCACTGATTCTCTCTAACTCACCACCAAAGTTCTTGAAGACTTAGAGGGAAATATTGTTATATTTCCAAGTCGATCAAGAGGTTGACAAGCAAGGAGCAAACTAAGGTTTCAATGttgtaaatcttataagatttgttTGTATtagcttctcctttttcttcttattgTATTGGAGTCTTGTACGAAGT
The genomic region above belongs to Zingiber officinale cultivar Zhangliang chromosome 11A, Zo_v1.1, whole genome shotgun sequence and contains:
- the LOC122032927 gene encoding RPM1-interacting protein 4-like; the encoded protein is MARGHVPRFGDWNQDAAYTTCFDTARKEKASGICIFNPYDPEQAEELCKPGGELQKPRGEVRKPRGEPHKPGGLAAEPQYPKEGRHRDKHREYDGRKYESRATDVREERKHKGRYHGNHRSLGEAGFFPSQSPVKQGRTSNTLHATPSRQRTTAVPKFGEWNAADPKSAAGYTVIFNQVKEDKKAAAASPIPAFTPQRAFSLPRSYSEKEHSFFSRMISCLRPSVRN